From a region of the Vanrija pseudolonga chromosome 2, complete sequence genome:
- the PEPA1 gene encoding Penicillopepsin-1, translated as MKLTSAFVVLAALSGAFAAPTTEFYANSKVQRDLGLQKIPLTRPTNYVPNIQKAIAKAIAKYDRRSFRSGGGRANATAETYDDAWITPVSIGTPPQVVKLDFDTGSSDLWVFSTEISPASDSAGHNLFDPSKSSTFANLDGYTWEIGYGDGSGASGDVGTDTVNIGGAIVKTQAIELAQSVSVEFVNDTSTDGLLGLAFDNINEVDPVKQKTFPTRLAEEGTLPSGSQLFTTAFYSQRDAEQSFWTFGYIDQDLVQASGEALRWTPVNPSRGFWEVPLTRVTVNGKATSVSGYTGVVDSGTTLLLVPEAFRDAWYKAIPGSGYDTDPDSGHISWWFPNSALDSLPEFKIELGGTLWTVQPENFIYDSRDANTTYGSLQSIDGHQAILGDVFLKSVYAVWDTENKRIGLVPKIQKKQNLQPTSTGPPP; from the exons ATGAAGCTCACCTCGgccttcgtcgtcctcgccgccctctcGGGCGCCTTCGCCGCGCCCACCACCGAGTTCTACGCCAACTCCAAGGtccagcgcgacctcggcctgcagAAGATCCCGCTCACCCGCCCGACCAACTACGTGCCCAACATCCAGAAGGCGATCGCGAAGGCTATCGCCAAGTACGACCGCCGCTCGTTCcgctccggcggcggcagggccAACGCCACTGCCGAGAcgtacgacgacgcgtggATCACGCCTGTGAGCATTGGCACACCGCCGCAggtcgtcaagctcgactttgacacTGGGTCTTCGGACCTCTGG GTCTTCTCGACCGAGATTTCCCCCGCATCCGACAGCGCCGGCCACAACCTGTTCGACCCCTCCAAGTCGTCCACGttcgccaacctcgacggTTACACCTGGGAGATTGGGTACGGCgacggctcgggcgcgagcggcgacgtcggcaccgaCACGGTCAACATTGGCGGTGCGATTGTCAAGACGCAGGCGATCGAGCTCGCGCAAAGCGTCTCGGTCGAGTTTGTCAACGACACCTCGACTGACgggctgctcggcctcgcttTTGACAACATCAACGAGGTGGACCCCGTCAAGCAGAAGACGTTCCCgacccgcctcgccgaggagggcacgCTCCCGTCCGGCTCGCAGCTGTTCACGACGGCCTTCTACTCTCagcgcgatgccgagcaATCGTTCTGGACCTTTGGGTACATTGATCAGGACCTCGTGCAggcgtcgggcgaggcgTTGCGCTGGACCCCCGTCAACCCCTCGCGCGGGTTCTGGGAGGTCCCGCTCACGCGCGTGACCGTCAACGGCAAGGCCACGTCCGTGTCGGGATACACGGGCGTCGTGGACTCGGGCACCACGCTGCTCCTGGTCCCCGAGGCGTTCCGCGACGCGTGGTACAAGGCCATCCCGGGCTCGGGGTACGACACGGACCCCGACTCGGGCCACATCAGCTGGTGGTTCCCCAACTctgcgctcgactcgctgcCCGAGTTCAAGatcgagcttggcggcacCCTGTGGACCGTGCAGCCCGAGAACTTCATCTACGACTCGCGCGACGCCAACACGACGTACGGCTCGCTTCAGAGCATCGACGGCCACCAggccatcctcggcgacgtgtTCCTTAAGAGCGTGTACGCCGTTTGGGACACGGAGAACAAGCGCATTGGCCTTGTGCCCAAGATCCAGAAGAAGCAGAACCTCCAGCCCACGTCCACTGGTCCTCCCCCGTAG